The DNA region TCGAACAATTCCACATCCCAAATCACCCCATATTTAATAACTTCTGCCATCCCCGCGCGGAATTCTCGCGATGGCAACGTTTCCAAAACATTGGGATCGATCGCAACCCACTTGGGTTGATAAAATGCACCAATCAAGTTTTTTCCTTGGGGGTGATTGACTCCCGTTTTACCGCCAATCGAAGCATCTACCATCGCTAAGAGCGAAGTCGGAACTTGAACGAAATTAATCCCTCGCAACCAAGTTGCTGCTGCAAATCCTGTCATATCTCCAATTACGCCACCCCCTAATGCGACTAAGGTTGAGGAACGTTCCAAGCGTTTTTCGATCGCGGTATCGTAGACTTTCTGAATCGAATTTAGGGTTTTGTAGCGTTCTCCAGGGGGAATTAAATGATAGCTGGTGTCAAATCCGGCTTCCTTTAGCGATTTAAGGGCGCGATCGCCGTATAGTTTAAAAATAGCAGGATTGGAAACCAGTAAAACTTTTTTGCCGAGTTTAAGCTGACTCATTTCTGCGCCGATGCGATCTAAAAGACCGGGCGCGATCGTAAGATCGTAGGAATTATCA from Oscillatoria sp. FACHB-1406 includes:
- the aroB gene encoding 3-dehydroquinate synthase translates to MSSTIRVALPDNSYDLTIAPGLLDRIGAEMSQLKLGKKVLLVSNPAIFKLYGDRALKSLKEAGFDTSYHLIPPGERYKTLNSIQKVYDTAIEKRLERSSTLVALGGGVIGDMTGFAAATWLRGINFVQVPTSLLAMVDASIGGKTGVNHPQGKNLIGAFYQPKWVAIDPNVLETLPSREFRAGMAEVIKYGVIWDVELFEKLEAAKHLDRFRTFDPELLNFILLRSCQAKADVVGKDEKEAGLRAILNYGHTIGHAIESLTGYRSINHGEAVGIGMVAAGEIALALEIWTETEAQRQQELIIKAGLPVKIPANVEVSSILTALELDKKVKGGRVRFILPTRLGEVTMSDRVSPEILLPILQHSNNAFS